The nucleotide sequence TGTAACTCAATATTTTAGATCAATCAAAGGATCGATTTGTCACTCGCCATGTTATGGAAGGAAGGGCGCCAATGAGGATACTTAACGAATCTCGTTTAGTGGTGATCGGGAGAGGtggaaataatttacaattacatgAGTTATCACTTgaatcgaaatttaaaaaactgcaTGACgtaaaggtatttatttattgaagtttatCACAGCATACAATATTCTACATTAcaagctgttttatttatatatgacagCTAAGTTTAAATCTCCATCAatgttgtttgttgttttaaaatgtgtcAAAGTCCAAATTACAGGAGGAGGCGGATATACtacaaatattaagtttctttgttatttaattattatgtatgttaggTGACCCATAAGTCCTCAAAATCCAATTCCCATCACACAACTCTGAAAAAAGGAGCTTCTTTGGAGACTGCGAATATCGACACCCACACAACCTCGAATGATCTCTTCAATAAACACATCTAttgtcaaataattaaattcagatTTCAATCAAGTTTTGGTAAAAGCGATGATCTTGTAATTAGAAGTTGATAAATTTTGAGAAAGTTTTCCGTTTAGTTCTCAATCCTTGAACGTTTTGATAATACATGTCAAGcatcctaaaaataaaaagaaaaatacaagaGTAAACAGTGAATTACTAacctaaaaatacaataagtttacaatttaatatactttattatcttaaatgaAGGTTTTGTTATTCTTAATAAGCGAGGCTTGGCAGTTTTCGTTATTTCTCGTAAAGCCGCATCCGTTGCTTACCCATTCAAATTTACACTGCTTCACCACATACTGTTTGGCCACACAAATGGGTTAGATAGTTCCTTTGATACCAAGATGATAAGAGTACATGTACAATCTATCTTATGGATtcttcttattaaattatctcaCAGCAGctaaaaacaaagtcacgTGTACGCGGGCTACGTAACTTTTTTGTGGACtcagtttccgcacttagatGCTGAGTAGGTCCGTTGTACGTAAAGTCCTGGCTAACTCGGTCAGCCTAACTCCTTCCAAATGCACAGAAGCCTCCTGGGCACTTCGCAGGATTCACAGAGCGACCTCACTATTCCGAGGATTTCTGCACGTTGTTTAGGCACAGCTTTGCATTCAGGTCTACGTGGGTTactgattcctctgcgctgaaacagcCTGCACATGGGACTATCTGTCGCACCTAggacaaaaatatgtttattaaggagACAATGACCTGTAATTGACCCtatcattattttgaaattagttCTGTTTAAGTTTAGAAGCTGCTTTGTCAGTAGCACTTCGTGACCAACGTTGAGAGCCTCTCCTCGTAAGTTCATCTGCAGCATCATTGCCAAGAGATCCACTGTGTCCCTTAATCCATTGTAGGATAACTATGTTTGTCAGGGTTATTGCCTCCAGTGCATTGTGACACTCCAGTATCAGCACAGATGCACTGTCGGATACgaaattctttttcttctctcCATTTCAGTGGTTTATAACGCTGTGCTATGTAGGCTCTGAGTACTGGCACAAGATAGTCTTCTACAAGAGTCCCACTTCCTTTTGAAGATCTGGGCGGATCTGCCGTTCAGGCTAGCCagccagttttttttaaatcgtctTCTTACGGCCCAATTACTGACTGGGACAAGTATACAGTTCCTGACCTTCCGACGGTGTCTCTCCAATTCAGGGCACCACCAGATGTTTCTCCATCTCGCCACGGCCCACCAGGAGAAACGACTGCATAGCTTGTAAGGAGTAGGAACGTTAGGTTATTAgcatgttttttgtttatcctGTCATGTCCTGTATATCAATGTTTGTTGGGATTGTCAGTTTGTCTCCCTCGGAGTTTTGTTATTGTGGTCGGCTTTCGTAGTAATGCATATTTACCAACCAATAGCAATCTTAAAGTTTAGACCATTCagtttagttttctttttaataaaataaccgGAATGAATTACTACCATCTACTAGTACTTATTCATTAACAAACTTTACATATTACCTATGGTAAATAAGAACCAAATTAtacatactatttttattatattaactattaaacaGCACCATATAACTATATCCAGaattaataaagcttattGTTATTAGGTAAGTGACATGATTCTGACAAGTCTTACAACCAGTGGAGACTTTGCTTGGACTGCTGGCTGGGATGGTTTTGTGCGTAGATGGAAAGTATCTGGGGACAGACTTCAAGCTGCAGGTGAAATTAATCTTGGTGGATGTATTAATGCTTTAGTTACAATATCTTTGGATCATGTTTGTGCCCTTTTAACAGGTGGTTGtgttcttataataaaatctatgtaaGTTAATGGATTTTATCAAAttgtacttaattttaatgttagttCTGCAaaagtctattttatttataaaacaatgtttatatcAATAGGTCTAGCTAGAgctgatatattattatgctttagtaattaatatattatcctACTATGAGaacaataaagatattttctattaagtattgattggttttatttcaaatgatgtataaaatatatgtacataggATTGTAAGTAAAAGTCTCATCTTATAGAACACTTTTAATAACTACTATATAGATTTTACATAACCAAGTATTGTCTTATATGATAATTTCAACATCACATAAATCACTTTCGGATGGAAGCTTTACGGTTTTAGGGTTCACATAATTTGGATCAATTGGTTTTAATCCAGCCTTCTCACGTCTGTACAATTCCAGATAAGCTTCTCTTTGCGACCAGTCTTTCAGATGAATATCAGGATAGTATGCCCAAAAGAAACCACCAAATACAATGCATAAGCTTACAGTGAAGAAGTAAGACGCATGATGAGCATTTGTATCGTCTTCCTTACTAGTATAGTCGAACCCGTAGCTTACCCAGTTTTTATCTTCGGTTTTAGTTTCACTGACAGTGGCAGCGCTATCGCTGTTCTTCTTGGATGTAGAAATAGCACGACTACTTTTAGCTAAATGATTCCAAAGACATCGTTGTATCATAGTCATATGCTTTAGTTTTATCAGCGCTGCCATTGTATCGTCCTAATAGAAATTTCACCTTTAAATGTTGAATTTTAAACAGACTTCTCTTTAAAGTTAGTCGATTCTTTCCTCTTACAGctgtgaaaattaattatgaaaccaTTTTCTTGACAGCAAAAGGTAAAAATTTGCGAAAAGTAACAAAATCCTagtgtcaattgtcattatGCACACATATTACCAATGACAATATGTGTGCATAATGATGTTACAAACTTATCTGTGatcatattatataggtattaaTATTGGACTAAAGGTCTAGATACCAGGCCATAAactccataaaaaaaaaaaagctattataatatgtttaccacttaccattttattaaatatagatgACAGATATTACTCGCCGGTTTTCTCGATCGACGGAtttcaaagtatattttataatttataacactcCCTGATCCCTTACACttcaagtatttaaaaaaaattgtagacGCTCTTGAAAAAAGTgcttatttattcttatcaCGATGGTGGTCCGCCAATACAACGAGGAGCTCAAATATCTGGAAAAGATAAACGCGCATTgttggaaaattaaaaaaggcttTCAACCTAATATGAATGTTGAGGGCGTGTTTTATGTCAATAATACTTTAGAGAAACTTATGTTAGATGAGCTACGCAACTCCTGTAGACCTGGAATGACCGGAGGATTTTTACCTGGCGTAAAACAAATAGCCAACGTAGCTGCATTGCCGGGTATTGTTGGTCGATCTGTTGGTTTACCAGATGTTCATTCAGGATATGGTTTTGCTATTGGTTAGTTTATCTCTACAATGCCCATATAACGATTGTGTACGACTTAATTGGATGTTTACTTAATCACCCTATAAAATGCAGTTTTACAAtaccaaattattttaacgtatTTAATTGCTATGATCAATCAACTCATTTCTGATGAAAATTTCTATTGCAGGAAACATGGCAGCATTTGATATGTCCAATCCAGACTCTATTGTCTCCCCAGGAGGTGTAGGATTTGACATTAATTGTGGAGTCAGGCTTTTAAGAACAAATCTACATGAGAAAGATGTTCTTCCTATTaaggtttatataaattataattaggtTTGACATTTGATCAATGCTAATTGCGATtgagttataaaaattatttggtaCATTTTAGGAGCAATTGGCCCAAAGTTTATTTGATCATATTCCTGTTGGAGTAGGCTCAAAAGGAATCATCCCTATGAATGCCAGAGATATGGAAGAGGCGTTGGAAATGGGCATGGATTGGTCACTTAGGGAGGGTTATGTTTGGGCTGAGGATAAGGAGCATTGTGAGGAATATGGAAGAATGTTAAATGCTGATCCTTCGAAAGTAAGTCTTAGAGCAAAGAAAAGAGGTTTGCCACAACTTGGGACTTTAGGTGCTGGCAATCATTATGCTGAAATACAAGTTGTTGatgaaatatatgataaatttgCTGCTGGTAAAATGGGACTTGAGCGATTAGGTCAAGTTTGTGTTATGATACATTCGGGAAGTCGAGGTTTTGGGCACCAAGTAGCAACTGATGCTTTGGTGCAAATGGAGAAAGCAATGAAAAGAGATCAGATTGATGTTAATGATCGACAACTAGCATGTGCAAGAATTAATTCAAAAGAAGGTCAGGATTACCTAAAAGCTATGGCAGCAGCGGCTAATTTTGCTTGGGTCAATCGCAGTTCCATGACTTTTCTAACAAGACAAGCTTTCGCCAAACAATTCAAAATGGCTCCTGATGATTTAGATATGCATGTTATTTATGATGTTTCTCACAATATTGCTAAAGTAGAAGAGCATATAGTAGATGGAAAATTAAGGACTCTTTTAGTTCATAGAAAGGTaagtttgaaaaaatatttaatagtcatatatcattaaaagGTACAATTACCAACAAAGCTAATAAAATGCtaggttttatattaaggtcctcttcaatattaaaactaagtaaCTCTTTACAAAACACTTGTCCacagtattttaaaatctgcAACTGGTCACCATATTTTAAAGTgcatataaattttcattaaaatagttCAAAAATGTTTCCTTTGAATGTTTTGCAATTGTCTACAATTGATTGACCATCTATTGCAAACATATGAGGCTGGTTTGGACTATTTCGAGTTAGATACCCTAAAACTCTGACATGAATTCATTGATCTTCATTTgtagtaaatattactaaatactAAATCACTCAATCTTACCTTGCAAAATTTATCTTTGCAATCCTTCAGATACTAGTACTAAAAGTCTTATATATGGACCTACAGCTCACTTATCTGCTTCTTTTAATGCTCCACTGAATAGGCTCTGTTGCTCATACTATTAGTTCTAacattaatgataatattcaTATCTTTTCAGCTCTTAATGAGCTGTAACCTTCAATATAGCTTTTTAATGGTATTTACTTGTGTTAAATCTCTCCATATTAGTTTGAATGTATGTGAAATCATATTATGTGTTCCGTTTGACGTCCGAGGTCCATTATGAGAGTACATCGCTTCCGTTTCCGCCCAAATCGCTAGTTACCGACCTTTTCCCACCacgtgacaccgccgccagcGCCCAGCGTTTGAAACTGGAACTAACTTTTTATCGCGCTAAAGCAAGCCGCCAGAATTCTTGTTCATTGTTGCGTCGTTTTTCGTCTAGCACAGTCGCTAGTGCAAACTTAAAAAACGAAtcagtatatttaaagttatatcgacctaaaatttattttcaaagtgaAAATACGTAAATCGGTGAACTCGGTTTTCacgttataattacaaaatcgtTAAGAAAAGTTCTAAAATCGGTGAAAATTG is from Pieris rapae chromosome 7, ilPieRapa1.1, whole genome shotgun sequence and encodes:
- the LOC110992677 gene encoding RNA-splicing ligase RtcB homolog; the encoded protein is MVVRQYNEELKYLEKINAHCWKIKKGFQPNMNVEGVFYVNNTLEKLMLDELRNSCRPGMTGGFLPGVKQIANVAALPGIVGRSVGLPDVHSGYGFAIGNMAAFDMSNPDSIVSPGGVGFDINCGVRLLRTNLHEKDVLPIKEQLAQSLFDHIPVGVGSKGIIPMNARDMEEALEMGMDWSLREGYVWAEDKEHCEEYGRMLNADPSKVSLRAKKRGLPQLGTLGAGNHYAEIQVVDEIYDKFAAGKMGLERLGQVCVMIHSGSRGFGHQVATDALVQMEKAMKRDQIDVNDRQLACARINSKEGQDYLKAMAAAANFAWVNRSSMTFLTRQAFAKQFKMAPDDLDMHVIYDVSHNIAKVEEHIVDGKLRTLLVHRKGSTRAFPPHHPLIPVDYQLTGQPVLIGGSMGTCSYVLTGTHQGMTETFGSTCHGAGRALSRAKSRRNIDYKDVLNKLENMGISIRVASPKLVMEEAPESYKNVTDVVNTCHAAGISKKTVKLRPIAVIKG
- the LOC110992698 gene encoding NADH dehydrogenase [ubiquinone] 1 beta subcomplex subunit 11, mitochondrial; the protein is MAALIKLKHMTMIQRCLWNHLAKSSRAISTSKKNSDSAATVSETKTEDKNWVSYGFDYTSKEDDTNAHHASYFFTVSLCIVFGGFFWAYYPDIHLKDWSQREAYLELYRREKAGLKPIDPNYVNPKTVKLPSESDLCDVEIII